In the Rhizobium sp. CB3090 genome, one interval contains:
- a CDS encoding xanthine dehydrogenase family protein subunit M gives MYATNYHRASSVDEAVKLLSDATEGKYVAGGMTLIATMKQRLASPGDLVDLRHIPALKGIRVDGRRVTIGAATTHAEVASSAAIRAVCPALCDLAGMIGDPHVRHMGTIGGSIANNDPAADYPSAMLGLGATIVTDRRQIAADDFFTGLFETALEEGELITAITFEAPEKAGYAKFRNPASRYAMTGVFVAKGTDGVRVAVTGAGADGVFRHGSMEQALTANWSPDALANATVDSSTLLADLHATAEYRANLIKVMAKRAVAAA, from the coding sequence ATGTACGCAACCAACTATCACCGCGCCTCCTCGGTCGACGAAGCCGTCAAGCTTCTGTCGGACGCGACGGAGGGTAAATATGTCGCCGGCGGCATGACGCTGATCGCGACCATGAAGCAGCGTCTGGCTTCACCGGGCGATCTCGTCGATCTCAGGCATATCCCGGCGCTGAAAGGCATCCGCGTCGACGGTCGCAGGGTAACGATCGGCGCTGCGACGACGCATGCGGAGGTCGCCTCCTCGGCGGCGATCCGCGCCGTCTGTCCAGCGCTCTGCGATCTTGCCGGCATGATCGGCGATCCGCATGTCCGCCATATGGGCACGATCGGCGGCTCGATCGCCAATAACGATCCGGCGGCGGATTATCCTTCGGCCATGCTGGGCCTGGGCGCTACCATCGTGACCGACAGGCGTCAGATCGCAGCCGATGATTTCTTCACCGGTCTGTTCGAGACGGCGTTGGAAGAGGGTGAGCTGATTACCGCCATAACCTTCGAGGCGCCGGAAAAGGCCGGCTATGCCAAGTTCCGCAATCCGGCTTCCCGCTACGCCATGACGGGCGTCTTCGTCGCCAAGGGAACGGATGGCGTGCGGGTCGCAGTCACCGGCGCGGGCGCGGATGGCGTGTTCCGTCACGGGAGCATGGAGCAGGCGCTTACGGCAAACTGGTCGCCGGATGCGCTCGCCAACGCGACCGTCGATTCGTCGACGCTTCTGGCCGATCTGCATGCCACGGCGGAATATCGCGCCAATTTGATCAAAGTCATGGCCAAGCGTGCGGTGGCCGCGGCATAA
- a CDS encoding xanthine dehydrogenase family protein molybdopterin-binding subunit yields the protein MGVEGIGARVARKEDKRFLTGKGRYTDDMVAPGMKYAYFVRSPHAHAKITGIDASPALAMPGVIGVLDGKQLLADGIGNLICGWMIHSKDGSPMKMGAWRPLAVDTVRYVGDAVAIVVADSLGEARDAAEAVVVDYEELPAVIEAVEALKPGAPQIHAEAADNLIFDWELGDAAATDKAIAEAAHVTELEIHNNRLSPNAMEPRATLGIYDAGDDHYTCYTTSQNPHVARLVMSAFYNVAPENKLRVIAPDVGGGFGSKIYIYPEEIVCLWASKKTGVPVKWTADRTEAFLTDAHGRDHVSKVKMAFDDQNRITALKVDTIANLGAYMSLFSSCVPTYLYATLLSGQYAIPAIHANVRTVYTNTVPVDAYRGAGRPEATYLLERTVETAARELGVSPAELRRTNFVRSFPHQTPVIMNYDAGNYEASLDAAMQQADWNGFPARKAAAAARGMKRGIGMSCYIEACGLAPSQAVGSLGAGVGLWESAEVRVNAVGTVEVLTGSHSHGQGHETTFAQLVADRFGVPIDSVSIVHGDTDKVQMGMGTYGSRSGAVGMSAVVKALDKVEAKAKKIAAHLMEADESDIVIENGEVKVAGTDKSLPWFQVALAAYTAHNLPAGIEPGLKETAFYDPANFTFPAGCYICEVEVDPETGKTEIIQFVAADDFGNIINPMIVEGQVHGGIAQGVGQALLEAVHYDASGQLLTASFMDYAMPRADDLPSFNLSHQNTPCPNNPLGVKGCGEAGAIGSPPALINAITDAIGNNALTMPATPLKVWEAARVVA from the coding sequence ATGGGCGTTGAAGGCATTGGCGCGCGCGTCGCGCGCAAGGAAGACAAGCGATTTCTGACGGGCAAGGGGCGCTATACCGACGATATGGTGGCGCCGGGCATGAAGTATGCCTATTTCGTCCGCAGCCCGCATGCGCATGCGAAGATCACCGGCATCGACGCCTCGCCTGCATTGGCCATGCCGGGCGTGATCGGCGTGCTGGACGGCAAGCAATTGCTGGCCGATGGCATCGGCAATCTCATCTGCGGCTGGATGATCCACTCCAAGGACGGCTCGCCGATGAAGATGGGCGCGTGGCGGCCGCTGGCGGTCGATACCGTGCGCTATGTCGGCGATGCCGTGGCGATCGTGGTGGCCGATTCGCTCGGCGAAGCCCGCGATGCGGCTGAAGCCGTCGTGGTGGATTATGAAGAGCTTCCTGCCGTTATCGAGGCGGTCGAGGCGCTGAAGCCCGGCGCGCCGCAGATTCATGCGGAAGCGGCCGATAATTTGATCTTCGACTGGGAACTCGGCGATGCCGCCGCGACCGACAAGGCGATCGCCGAAGCGGCGCATGTCACCGAGCTCGAAATCCACAACAACCGGCTATCGCCGAATGCCATGGAGCCGCGCGCGACCCTCGGCATCTATGATGCCGGTGACGATCACTATACATGCTACACCACCAGCCAGAACCCGCATGTGGCACGGCTGGTCATGAGCGCCTTCTACAATGTCGCGCCGGAAAACAAGCTGCGCGTCATCGCGCCTGATGTCGGCGGCGGCTTTGGCTCCAAGATCTATATCTATCCAGAGGAAATCGTCTGTCTCTGGGCGTCGAAGAAGACCGGCGTGCCGGTCAAATGGACAGCCGATCGTACCGAAGCATTCCTGACCGACGCGCATGGTCGCGATCATGTCTCCAAAGTAAAGATGGCCTTCGATGACCAGAACCGCATCACAGCGTTGAAGGTCGATACCATCGCCAATCTCGGCGCTTACATGTCGCTCTTCTCGTCGTGCGTGCCGACCTATCTCTATGCGACGCTGCTATCAGGCCAATACGCGATCCCGGCGATCCACGCCAATGTTCGCACCGTCTATACCAATACGGTGCCGGTCGACGCCTATCGCGGTGCCGGTCGTCCGGAGGCGACCTACCTGCTGGAGCGCACCGTCGAAACGGCGGCACGCGAGCTCGGCGTCTCACCCGCGGAACTCAGGCGAACCAACTTCGTCCGCTCCTTCCCCCATCAGACGCCGGTCATCATGAATTACGACGCCGGCAACTACGAGGCATCGCTGGATGCCGCCATGCAGCAGGCTGATTGGAATGGTTTCCCCGCTCGCAAAGCAGCGGCGGCGGCGCGCGGCATGAAGCGCGGCATCGGCATGAGCTGCTATATCGAGGCCTGCGGGCTTGCCCCCTCTCAGGCGGTCGGTTCGCTCGGCGCCGGTGTGGGGCTGTGGGAATCGGCGGAAGTGCGGGTGAATGCTGTTGGCACCGTCGAGGTGCTCACCGGTTCGCACAGTCATGGCCAGGGTCATGAGACGACCTTCGCACAGCTCGTCGCCGACCGATTCGGCGTGCCGATCGACAGCGTATCGATCGTACACGGCGACACCGACAAGGTTCAGATGGGCATGGGCACCTATGGCTCACGCTCCGGCGCGGTCGGCATGTCCGCCGTGGTGAAGGCGCTCGATAAGGTGGAAGCCAAGGCGAAGAAGATCGCTGCGCATCTGATGGAAGCCGACGAGAGCGATATCGTCATCGAAAACGGCGAGGTCAAAGTCGCCGGTACCGACAAGTCGCTGCCCTGGTTCCAGGTGGCGCTGGCCGCCTATACCGCGCATAACCTCCCCGCCGGCATAGAGCCGGGGCTGAAGGAAACCGCTTTCTACGATCCGGCCAACTTCACCTTCCCCGCCGGCTGCTACATCTGCGAGGTCGAGGTCGATCCGGAAACCGGCAAGACCGAGATTATCCAGTTCGTTGCTGCCGATGATTTCGGCAACATCATCAACCCGATGATCGTCGAAGGCCAGGTGCATGGCGGCATCGCGCAGGGTGTCGGACAGGCGCTGCTCGAGGCCGTGCATTACGATGCCAGCGGCCAGCTGCTGACGGCGAGCTTCATGGACTACGCCATGCCGCGTGCCGACGATCTGCCGTCCTTCAATCTGTCGCATCAAAACACGCCCTGCCCGAACAATCCGCTGGGGGTCAAGGGTTGCGGCGAGGCGGGCGCCATCGGCTCTCCGCCGGCGTTGATCAACGCGATCACCGATGCGATCGGCAACAATGCCCTGACCATGCCTGCCACGCCGCTCAAGGTGTGGGAAGCGGCCCGGGTCGTGGCCTGA
- a CDS encoding (2Fe-2S)-binding protein, producing MSRVTLTVNGRTVSGECEDRTLLVHFIREKLGLTGTHVGCDTTQCGACVIHMDGKSVKSCSILAVQASGSDITTIEGLAANGELHPVQAAFKEHHGLQCGFCTPGMVMTAVDMINRHGGTLDEETVRAELDGNICRCTGYHNIVKAVLSANAEMHAARQAAE from the coding sequence ATGTCAAGAGTGACTTTGACGGTGAATGGCCGGACGGTCAGCGGCGAGTGCGAGGATCGCACGCTGCTCGTCCATTTCATCAGGGAAAAGCTTGGCCTGACAGGAACCCATGTCGGCTGCGATACGACCCAGTGCGGCGCCTGCGTGATCCACATGGACGGCAAATCGGTCAAGAGCTGTTCGATCCTGGCCGTGCAGGCCTCCGGCTCGGATATTACAACCATCGAGGGTCTGGCCGCCAATGGTGAACTGCATCCCGTTCAGGCCGCCTTCAAGGAGCATCACGGCTTGCAATGCGGCTTCTGCACGCCCGGCATGGTGATGACGGCCGTCGACATGATCAATCGCCATGGCGGCACGCTGGACGAGGAGACGGTGCGCGCCGAGCTTGACGGCAATATCTGTCGCTGCACCGGCTACCACAATATCGTCAAGGCAGTCCTTTCTGCCAATGCTGAGATGCACGCCGCCAGGCAGGCGGCCGAATAA
- a CDS encoding glycine zipper domain-containing protein → MKKALMLALVGLSIASCTPTEQGAGIGAASGAIIGGAVTGNVRGAAVGAAIGGVSGAVIGSVAEQPGQCYYRDRYGRRYIDDCPRGGYRRSYYNGGY, encoded by the coding sequence ATGAAGAAAGCCCTTATGCTCGCACTGGTCGGCTTGTCTATCGCAAGCTGCACCCCGACTGAACAAGGCGCCGGCATCGGCGCTGCCTCCGGCGCCATCATCGGCGGCGCCGTGACCGGTAACGTCCGCGGTGCAGCCGTCGGCGCCGCGATCGGCGGTGTTTCGGGCGCTGTCATCGGCAGCGTCGCCGAACAGCCCGGTCAGTGCTACTACCGTGACCGCTATGGCCGCCGCTACATCGACGACTGCCCGCGCGGTGGCTATCGTCGCAGCTACTACAATGGCGGCTACTGA
- a CDS encoding autotransporter assembly complex family protein: MHKRTGPRKSIAYRRAGTVMAVAATIVLGPLYAGNAFAFKLFGMTLWGEDDTKDEVSDPVHYTVDFKTDNLDKDLKEALTESSMLISDRKKPVSGDLGVVIKARDDRDRLIATLYEKARYGGVVTITVSGTNIDALPPNPTFGRAKPVEVNISVDPGPVFTLGKISLLGDARGLDPASYGLVPGGDAGSLTILKAGDKIVADFKNEGHPLAKLIKRDVVADHETNRVDVALSVESGPVAPIGNVGVSGQKSVDPDFIKRYARINEGKPYSPDELKKASDRLRKLGVFSSVTIREADKLAPDGSIPMTIEVSEGKQRYFGVGAQYSTIDGFGLQGYWGHRNLTGRADSLRIEGSVSRIGETTDVGQLDYSAGITYVRPATFYPSATFTAALKMQSLHPDAYDADTITASGSLAYELTDRDTISGGGEVSYEQDSTAAYGDQNYLTLAIPLEYVRDTRDNKLDPTEGYRASISAKPSYEAMGGTVFSSFEGSISGYQGVGANDDVVFAGKLSLGSLIGSNGISDIPATRRFYAGGGGSVRGYAYQEITPYNSNGDALGGRSYATASIEARIKITDKIGIVPFVDMGSVTGSTFPDFSDVRIGAGVGVRYATPFGPIRLDVAVPLNKYENGTAYGIYAGIGQAF, from the coding sequence ATGCATAAAAGAACTGGTCCGAGGAAGAGTATTGCGTATCGGCGAGCAGGCACCGTAATGGCGGTTGCGGCAACCATTGTGCTCGGCCCGCTTTATGCCGGAAACGCATTTGCCTTCAAACTGTTCGGCATGACGCTCTGGGGCGAGGACGATACTAAAGATGAGGTTTCCGATCCCGTTCATTACACCGTCGATTTCAAGACGGACAATCTCGACAAGGATCTCAAGGAGGCCCTGACCGAAAGTTCCATGCTGATTTCGGACAGGAAGAAGCCCGTTTCCGGCGACCTCGGCGTCGTCATCAAGGCGCGCGACGATCGCGACCGGCTGATCGCCACCCTCTATGAAAAAGCGCGCTATGGCGGCGTGGTCACCATCACCGTCAGCGGCACCAATATCGATGCGCTGCCGCCGAATCCCACCTTCGGCCGTGCGAAGCCGGTTGAGGTCAACATCAGCGTCGATCCGGGCCCCGTCTTCACGCTTGGCAAGATCAGCCTGCTCGGCGATGCGCGCGGCCTCGATCCCGCGAGTTATGGGCTTGTACCCGGCGGCGATGCCGGGTCGCTGACGATCCTGAAAGCCGGCGACAAGATCGTCGCCGACTTCAAGAACGAAGGCCATCCGCTCGCCAAACTCATCAAGCGCGATGTCGTCGCCGATCACGAGACAAACAGGGTCGATGTTGCGCTGAGCGTCGAAAGCGGCCCGGTGGCGCCCATCGGCAATGTCGGCGTCAGCGGCCAGAAATCGGTCGATCCGGATTTCATCAAGCGCTATGCCCGCATCAATGAGGGCAAACCCTATTCGCCGGACGAATTGAAGAAAGCTTCCGACCGCCTGCGCAAGCTCGGCGTCTTTTCCAGTGTCACCATCCGCGAGGCCGACAAGCTCGCGCCGGACGGCAGCATTCCCATGACCATCGAAGTGTCCGAGGGCAAGCAACGCTATTTCGGCGTCGGCGCGCAATATTCCACCATCGACGGTTTCGGCCTGCAGGGCTATTGGGGCCATCGCAATCTGACGGGCCGCGCCGATTCGCTGCGCATCGAGGGATCGGTCTCCCGTATCGGCGAAACGACCGATGTCGGCCAGCTCGACTATAGCGCCGGCATTACCTATGTCCGGCCCGCGACCTTCTACCCTTCCGCAACCTTCACCGCCGCCCTGAAGATGCAAAGCCTGCATCCGGATGCCTATGATGCCGACACCATTACCGCGAGCGGCAGCCTTGCCTACGAGCTGACCGACCGGGACACCATCTCCGGCGGCGGCGAAGTGAGCTATGAGCAAGACAGCACCGCTGCCTATGGCGATCAAAACTATCTGACGCTGGCGATCCCGCTCGAATATGTCAGGGACACGCGCGACAACAAGCTGGATCCGACCGAGGGCTATCGCGCCTCGATCAGCGCCAAGCCGAGCTATGAAGCAATGGGCGGCACGGTGTTCAGCTCCTTCGAGGGGTCGATTTCCGGTTACCAGGGCGTCGGCGCCAACGATGATGTCGTCTTCGCCGGCAAGCTTTCCCTTGGCTCGCTGATCGGTTCCAACGGTATCTCCGACATTCCGGCGACCCGGCGTTTCTATGCCGGCGGCGGCGGCTCGGTACGTGGCTACGCCTACCAGGAAATCACGCCCTATAATTCCAATGGCGATGCGCTCGGCGGCCGCTCCTATGCCACCGCCTCGATTGAAGCCCGCATCAAGATCACCGACAAGATCGGCATCGTACCCTTCGTCGACATGGGCAGCGTCACCGGCAGCACTTTTCCTGACTTTTCCGATGTTCGCATTGGCGCAGGCGTCGGTGTGCGCTACGCTACACCCTTCGGTCCCATCAGGCTCGACGTCGCCGTCCCGCTCAATAAATATGAGAATGGTACGGCATACGGCATCTATGCCGGCATCGGTCAAGCCTTCTGA
- a CDS encoding translocation/assembly module TamB domain-containing protein, with product MSMLIRILGTLVRLIVYALVVILVLAIAAVLIVGFVPAATGYAVDQVAKLVSTPDQTITITAPSGLLTGNLRVGSITVTDTKGTFAKVQNLALDWSPVSLLTGTFHADRVAADTVDFQRLPVSTAKAAEPQAAATENKGFSLPIAVDISAIALPNLRIGQAVAGQDFALAANGSVKANSSSVDLVLDANRQDVPDAKLSTTIAFAPAENRLNLKAEIAEPRDGMLAGMLHLPGGPAININLSGEGPLSNWAGKLQAALDGKPTVSINGHHAISADGLHRIDVKGGGDVDSLLPPTFRPLFAGQTTIDLAATFDGKGKIDIQTGNLATGSVIIAASGTLDPSGNNSLNANLLGTSGPVDFRWPMEDGEARAMISRADVALTGQAQSVKIDAKASLESASTPQGRIGQVNLSAKSDAFNLTDGSGPLQLRLVIGQTAFISPDLNRLIRAPVALTAPLQLSPDTIGFNNTTLESASIGGTVNGKYTLSSKSLTGNFKTFALPAVLPEGVSDKFEGTISLEGQVAGTVPTKMNLSNLALKSNVGEISGSAALDGQMLTSEITGKLLDLSKLVPNAEGQADIGLKAKGPLTALGIDATVKAVNVKLAGRLLDTLDMALTGTADPNAPQASVEANGAIDGKPISITANAISQNGRTSIPKLAVEVGANKLQGKLDLSPSFEPSGALNFDLPDLSLLAALAGQKADGDLKGSLDLSSTNGKIGLKVDASGSGIRRDDLSIDKPAIALTVDDLKAFSANGSIRAAAIASGANRITDLGLTFTQQGSRTVFDLKSNYDNAPLTANGNVETGGGQTVVSLDNFAGAPRTIPVKLASPTKIVVKDGTATLDGLAIRTGSGSVTVSGTAGQMLNITAEIANLPASLANVFAPTLAAEGAISGKVTVTGKPAAPVVAFQTNWSGAATSQTKSAGLGPLGIKANGQFANNIVTIDTNLTGQNGLALNGGGTVAIAGNKALAMKFSGTLPFDAVAGQLAAQGLSMTGTAKIDIQIAGTTAAPAVTGTISTDGAKLVDVRRNLTLNGLAVTVTLDGRQAVISRLNGNLASGGSVSASGTVGIAPDSGFPADIQLKFNNATYVDGTLVTATINGTLGIKGPLLTAPVLSGNLKLSKASITVPEKLPASLSEINIKHKNAPAAVSAQFRDQKPQGPRDKSTTLGIDLQLDAPSQIFVRGRGIDAELGGSITVRGTAADPVVSGGFTMRRGRLTILSRRLDFTNSSKITFGGDLTPALDMEATSTVNSTTITVDVTGLATDPKISFSSSPALPQDEVLAQLIFGQSMSKLSALQIAQLADAASQLAGGRSTSLFEGLRSHLGVDDLDVTTDSKGQAQVGAGKYLNKRTYIELQQGAANNTKAIINLDVGRGVKLRGAAGSDGAGEAGIVYEHEY from the coding sequence ATGAGCATGTTGATTCGAATTCTCGGGACATTGGTGCGCCTCATCGTCTATGCGCTTGTGGTAATCCTCGTGCTTGCGATCGCCGCCGTGCTCATCGTCGGCTTTGTGCCGGCCGCAACCGGCTACGCCGTCGACCAGGTGGCAAAGCTCGTCTCTACGCCCGACCAGACCATTACGATTACTGCTCCGTCTGGCCTCTTGACTGGCAACCTTCGCGTCGGCTCGATCACAGTTACCGACACCAAGGGCACCTTCGCGAAGGTCCAGAATCTCGCCCTCGACTGGTCGCCGGTTTCGCTGCTGACCGGCACGTTCCATGCCGATCGCGTTGCCGCCGACACGGTCGATTTTCAGCGCTTGCCGGTTTCAACGGCAAAAGCGGCAGAGCCGCAGGCGGCGGCGACCGAAAACAAGGGCTTCTCACTGCCCATCGCCGTCGATATCAGCGCTATCGCATTGCCGAATCTTCGCATCGGGCAGGCCGTTGCCGGCCAGGATTTCGCCCTTGCCGCCAATGGCAGCGTCAAGGCAAACAGCAGCAGCGTCGACCTCGTCCTCGATGCCAATCGCCAGGATGTCCCCGATGCCAAGCTCTCCACCACCATTGCCTTTGCGCCGGCCGAAAACCGCCTGAACCTGAAGGCCGAAATCGCCGAACCGCGCGACGGCATGCTCGCCGGAATGCTGCATCTGCCGGGCGGGCCGGCGATCAACATCAATCTCTCCGGCGAAGGCCCGCTATCGAACTGGGCCGGCAAGCTGCAGGCCGCGCTCGATGGCAAACCGACGGTGTCGATCAATGGCCATCATGCCATTTCCGCCGATGGGCTTCACCGCATCGACGTCAAGGGCGGCGGCGACGTCGATTCATTGCTGCCGCCGACCTTCCGTCCCCTCTTCGCTGGCCAGACGACGATCGACCTTGCCGCCACCTTCGACGGCAAGGGCAAGATCGACATCCAGACCGGCAATCTCGCCACCGGCAGCGTCATCATCGCCGCCTCGGGCACGCTCGATCCCTCAGGCAATAACAGTCTCAACGCCAATCTGCTCGGCACATCGGGGCCGGTAGATTTCCGCTGGCCGATGGAAGACGGCGAGGCGCGGGCGATGATTTCGCGTGCCGATGTCGCGCTGACGGGCCAGGCGCAGTCGGTGAAGATCGACGCCAAGGCTTCGCTCGAAAGCGCCAGCACGCCGCAAGGCCGGATCGGCCAGGTGAACCTCAGTGCCAAGAGCGATGCTTTCAACCTGACCGACGGGTCCGGCCCGCTGCAGCTTCGCCTCGTGATCGGCCAGACCGCATTCATCAGCCCCGATCTCAACCGCCTGATCCGCGCGCCGGTCGCGCTGACGGCGCCCTTGCAGCTCTCACCTGACACGATCGGCTTCAACAACACGACGCTGGAAAGCGCCAGTATCGGCGGCACCGTCAACGGCAAATATACGCTGTCGTCGAAGTCGCTCACCGGCAATTTCAAGACGTTTGCGCTGCCTGCCGTGCTGCCGGAAGGTGTGTCGGACAAGTTCGAGGGGACCATCTCGCTCGAAGGCCAGGTTGCCGGCACAGTGCCGACGAAGATGAATCTTTCCAATCTGGCCCTGAAATCCAATGTCGGCGAGATCAGCGGCAGCGCCGCGCTCGATGGCCAGATGCTGACATCGGAGATCACCGGTAAACTGCTCGATCTCTCCAAGCTCGTTCCGAATGCCGAAGGACAGGCGGATATCGGCCTCAAGGCCAAGGGTCCGCTGACCGCACTCGGCATCGACGCAACGGTGAAGGCCGTCAACGTCAAGCTGGCAGGCCGCCTGCTGGATACGCTTGATATGGCGCTTACCGGAACCGCCGATCCGAATGCGCCACAGGCGAGCGTAGAGGCGAACGGCGCAATCGACGGCAAACCGATCAGCATTACGGCCAATGCGATCTCGCAGAACGGCCGCACCAGCATTCCGAAGCTTGCCGTCGAAGTCGGCGCCAACAAGCTGCAGGGCAAGCTGGATCTTTCGCCAAGTTTCGAACCGTCAGGCGCGTTGAACTTCGATCTGCCTGACCTTAGCCTGCTCGCGGCCCTGGCCGGGCAAAAGGCTGACGGCGATCTCAAGGGCTCGCTCGATCTCTCCAGCACCAATGGCAAGATCGGGCTGAAGGTCGACGCCAGCGGCAGCGGCATCCGCCGCGACGATCTCTCGATCGACAAGCCGGCCATCGCGCTGACCGTCGATGATCTCAAGGCCTTTTCCGCCAATGGTAGTATCCGCGCCGCCGCCATCGCCTCCGGCGCCAACCGTATTACCGATCTCGGGCTGACCTTCACCCAACAAGGCAGCCGCACCGTTTTCGATCTCAAATCGAACTACGACAACGCGCCGCTGACCGCCAATGGCAATGTCGAAACCGGCGGCGGCCAGACGGTTGTCAGCCTCGATAATTTTGCTGGCGCTCCGCGCACCATACCGGTGAAGCTGGCATCGCCGACCAAGATCGTCGTCAAGGACGGCACGGCAACGCTGGACGGCCTGGCGATCCGGACCGGCAGCGGCTCGGTGACGGTCAGCGGTACGGCCGGACAGATGCTGAATATTACCGCTGAGATCGCCAACCTGCCCGCCAGCCTTGCCAATGTCTTCGCGCCGACGCTTGCGGCCGAAGGCGCGATTTCCGGCAAGGTGACGGTGACCGGCAAGCCGGCCGCACCCGTCGTCGCCTTTCAGACCAATTGGTCGGGTGCGGCGACCAGCCAGACGAAATCGGCCGGCCTCGGCCCGCTCGGCATCAAGGCGAACGGGCAGTTCGCCAACAATATCGTCACTATCGACACAAACCTCACCGGCCAGAATGGCCTGGCGCTCAACGGCGGCGGCACCGTCGCCATCGCGGGCAACAAGGCCTTGGCGATGAAATTCTCCGGTACCCTGCCCTTCGACGCGGTGGCAGGCCAACTTGCCGCGCAGGGCCTCAGCATGACGGGCACGGCGAAGATCGATATTCAGATCGCCGGCACGACCGCAGCACCCGCCGTCACAGGCACGATCTCCACCGACGGCGCCAAGCTCGTCGATGTCCGCCGCAACCTCACCCTCAACGGCCTCGCCGTCACCGTCACACTGGACGGCAGACAGGCTGTGATCTCGCGGCTCAACGGCAATCTCGCCAGCGGCGGCAGCGTATCGGCAAGCGGCACGGTCGGCATTGCTCCGGACAGTGGCTTTCCGGCCGATATCCAGTTGAAATTCAACAATGCCACCTATGTCGACGGCACGTTAGTGACGGCGACCATCAACGGTACGCTCGGCATCAAGGGACCGCTGCTGACCGCTCCTGTGCTCAGCGGAAATCTGAAGCTCAGCAAGGCATCGATCACCGTGCCGGAAAAGCTGCCGGCCTCGCTTTCCGAGATCAATATCAAACACAAGAACGCACCGGCCGCCGTCAGCGCCCAGTTCAGGGATCAGAAGCCCCAGGGCCCTCGCGACAAATCCACCACTCTCGGCATCGACCTGCAGCTCGATGCGCCCTCGCAGATCTTTGTCCGCGGCCGCGGCATCGATGCGGAACTCGGCGGCAGCATCACCGTTCGCGGCACTGCGGCGGATCCGGTCGTCTCAGGTGGCTTCACCATGAGGCGCGGCCGCCTGACCATCCTCAGCCGTCGCCTGGATTTCACCAATTCCAGCAAGATTACCTTCGGTGGCGACCTGACGCCCGCCCTCGACATGGAGGCCACGTCGACCGTGAATTCCACCACCATCACCGTCGACGTCACGGGTCTGGCGACCGACCCGAAGATCAGCTTCTCCTCCTCGCCTGCCCTGCCGCAGGACGAGGTGCTGGCGCAACTGATCTTCGGCCAATCGATGTCGAAGCTTTCAGCCCTGCAGATCGCCCAGCTTGCCGATGCCGCAAGCCAGCTCGCCGGCGGCCGCTCCACATCTTTGTTCGAGGGCCTGCGCAGCCATCTCGGCGTCGACGATCTCGACGTCACCACCGACTCGAAGGGCCAAGCCCAGGTCGGCGCCGGCAAATATCTGAACAAGCGCACCTATATCGAATTGCAGCAGGGCGCCGCCAACAACACCAAGGCGATCATCAACCTCGATGTCGGACGCGGCGTCAAGCTGCGGGGTGCGGCCGGCTCGGACGGCGCGGGCGAAGCCGGGATCGTCTATGAGCATGAGTATTAA
- a CDS encoding Lrp/AsnC family transcriptional regulator gives MDDLDRDLLSALRHNARTSVSSLAATTGASRATVTARIERLVDNGTITAFTIRTGHEARSAGVRAIVMIEVLGKLADKVADQLRGLPQVRALHSTNGKWDFIAELEDRDLASFDETLRRIRLINGINTTESNILLKTSKMGF, from the coding sequence ATGGATGATCTAGATCGCGACCTCCTGAGCGCGCTGCGCCACAACGCCCGCACTTCCGTCTCATCTTTGGCGGCAACGACCGGCGCCTCGCGCGCCACGGTGACGGCGCGCATCGAACGGCTAGTCGACAACGGCACCATCACCGCCTTTACGATCAGAACCGGCCATGAAGCCCGCTCCGCAGGAGTGCGCGCGATCGTCATGATCGAGGTGCTCGGCAAATTGGCGGACAAGGTCGCCGATCAGCTTCGCGGCCTGCCGCAGGTGAGGGCGCTGCACAGCACCAACGGCAAATGGGATTTCATCGCTGAACTGGAAGACCGCGATCTCGCCTCCTTCGACGAAACGCTGCGCCGGATTCGCTTGATCAACGGTATCAACACGACGGAATCCAATATCTTGCTGAAGACGAGCAAGATGGGGTTTTAA